The following proteins are encoded in a genomic region of Corynebacterium atypicum:
- a CDS encoding esterase/lipase family protein: MNLAHITGHTRPRHHRRLAAVLTASALVASALAAAPSGAAAEPLAPAPESLGSPAAEGDTAAVQPGGLPMDNVDPEPEVDLQPAPAPETAPDSEPDPEPSPDPSQGPDPARALMELPPEPPKPALENLANNPHCRPAPEHPNPVLFIHGTMASSKDFEKLAAKLTLEGFCTWAFDYGQRDNSFYGALPGVYGVADLASSARELAQNIATVQHQTGAGKVDIVAFSQGATLTKIYTQSMGGAENIGRVVAMGGNFHGTTLNGAGNFAGLFITAMPGLARFFASTAAIQQVVSSPQMVALNALPDTTPGVTYTSITSPADTTVTPNSTSHLTAVGGADVANVDLDSTCHPERPVRHQKLPMNPGVHALVHWGLTRAAGDTQPSCEWDLPVDFDS; this comes from the coding sequence TTGAACCTCGCCCACATAACCGGCCACACCAGGCCCCGCCACCACCGCCGCCTTGCCGCCGTCCTCACCGCCTCAGCCCTCGTCGCCTCGGCCCTCGCCGCCGCCCCCTCGGGTGCCGCAGCCGAACCGCTTGCCCCCGCCCCGGAATCCCTCGGCTCCCCGGCCGCCGAGGGTGACACCGCCGCCGTTCAGCCCGGCGGCCTCCCCATGGATAATGTGGACCCGGAACCGGAGGTGGACCTGCAGCCTGCCCCGGCCCCGGAGACTGCCCCAGACTCTGAGCCAGACCCGGAGCCGAGCCCCGACCCAAGCCAGGGCCCAGACCCCGCCCGCGCGCTGATGGAGCTGCCGCCCGAGCCGCCCAAACCCGCGCTCGAGAACCTGGCCAATAACCCGCACTGCCGGCCCGCGCCCGAGCACCCCAACCCCGTGCTCTTCATCCACGGCACCATGGCGTCTTCCAAAGACTTTGAAAAGCTCGCCGCCAAGCTCACCCTGGAAGGCTTCTGCACCTGGGCCTTCGACTACGGCCAGCGCGACAACTCCTTCTACGGCGCGCTGCCGGGCGTCTACGGGGTGGCCGACCTCGCCAGCTCCGCACGCGAGCTCGCCCAGAATATCGCCACCGTGCAACACCAGACCGGTGCCGGGAAAGTGGACATCGTCGCCTTCTCACAGGGCGCGACGCTAACCAAGATCTACACGCAGTCCATGGGCGGGGCCGAAAACATCGGCCGCGTCGTAGCCATGGGCGGCAACTTCCACGGCACCACGCTGAACGGGGCCGGCAACTTTGCGGGCTTGTTCATCACCGCCATGCCCGGGCTGGCCCGGTTCTTCGCCTCCACCGCCGCGATCCAGCAGGTGGTTTCCTCACCGCAGATGGTGGCCCTCAACGCCCTGCCAGACACCACGCCAGGGGTGACCTACACCTCGATCACCTCGCCGGCGGACACCACCGTCACCCCGAACTCCACCTCTCATCTCACGGCCGTGGGAGGAGCGGACGTGGCAAACGTGGACCTCGACTCCACCTGCCACCCCGAACGGCCGGTGCGCCACCAGAAACTTCCCATGAATCCCGGGGTGCACGCCCTGGTCCACTGGGGCCTGACCCGGGCGGCAGGCGATACCCAGCCCAGCTGCGAGTGGGACCTTCCGGTGGATTTTGACAGCTGA
- a CDS encoding DUF1707 SHOCT-like domain-containing protein, which yields MSSPDPTSQMRLSDADRTTAMAALGRALSEGRLDMVEYDERCKKAAAAKVPAQLDELFADLPSSLFTAAQAGATDTSRALERTYTQREVESLHRVGARPRTGIMVLTCIIALLGNIAVDEAGAGDFASAAVVMIVPVVFTLLYILKVGPTSWYAPSPRQIERERMRQLRMAHRERAAQLRAARMEQRAELGNQAYNFARKKLPQSKSHDAQ from the coding sequence ATGAGCTCGCCAGATCCAACTTCTCAAATGCGCTTGAGCGACGCCGATCGCACCACGGCCATGGCTGCGCTCGGGCGCGCCCTTTCTGAGGGCCGGCTGGATATGGTCGAGTACGACGAACGCTGCAAGAAAGCCGCCGCGGCCAAGGTCCCCGCGCAGCTCGACGAGCTGTTCGCCGACCTGCCCAGCTCGCTGTTCACCGCAGCGCAGGCCGGGGCCACCGACACCTCCCGGGCGCTCGAGCGCACCTACACCCAACGCGAGGTGGAATCGCTCCACCGTGTGGGCGCCCGCCCCCGCACAGGCATCATGGTGCTGACGTGCATTATCGCCCTCCTGGGCAACATTGCCGTCGACGAAGCCGGGGCCGGCGATTTTGCCAGCGCGGCGGTCGTCATGATCGTTCCCGTCGTCTTCACGCTGCTCTACATCCTCAAGGTCGGCCCCACCAGCTGGTATGCCCCCAGCCCGCGCCAGATCGAGCGCGAGCGCATGCGCCAACTGCGGATGGCGCACCGGGAACGCGCCGCCCAGCTGCGGGCCGCGCGCATGGAGCAGCGCGCCGAGTTGGGCAACCAAGCCTATAATTTCGCCCGCAAGAAACTGCCACAGTCGAAGAGCCACGACGCCCAGTAG
- a CDS encoding pyridoxal phosphate-dependent aminotransferase, whose protein sequence is MKNVLYEIRGPVAAEAERLEQEGHRILKLNTGNPAVFGFEAPDVIVRDMIAALPTSQGYSTSKGIASARRAIVTRYEVIDGFPHFDINDVFLGNGVSELISMTTQALLNDGDEVLIPMPDYPLWTAATTLAGGKAVHYLCDEEDGWNPSIADIRAKVTDKTKAIVVINPNNPTGAVYSRETLEQIVQVAGENDLLILSDEIYDRILYDAAQHISIASLAPDLLTITYNGLSKAYRVAGYRSGWMVLTGPKSHARGFIEGLELLAGTRLCPNVPAQHAIQVALGGRQSIYELTSETGRLTRQRNLTYEKLNSIPGVSCVKPMGALYAFPRLDPNVYEIHDDTKLMLDLLRHEKILMVQGTGFNWPTPDHFRVVTLPWVSELDAAIERLGNFLSHYKQ, encoded by the coding sequence ATGAAAAACGTCCTCTATGAGATCCGCGGCCCCGTGGCCGCCGAGGCGGAGCGCCTGGAGCAAGAGGGGCACCGCATCTTGAAGCTGAACACCGGTAACCCCGCCGTCTTCGGCTTTGAGGCGCCCGACGTCATCGTCCGCGACATGATCGCAGCGCTGCCCACCTCGCAGGGCTATTCCACCTCCAAGGGGATAGCGTCCGCCCGGCGCGCGATTGTGACCCGCTACGAGGTGATCGACGGCTTCCCGCACTTTGACATCAATGACGTGTTCCTGGGCAACGGGGTTTCTGAGCTGATCTCAATGACCACCCAGGCGCTCTTGAACGACGGCGACGAGGTGCTTATCCCGATGCCGGACTACCCGCTGTGGACCGCGGCCACCACCCTGGCCGGCGGCAAGGCGGTGCACTACCTGTGCGATGAAGAAGACGGCTGGAACCCTTCCATCGCAGACATCCGCGCCAAGGTCACCGACAAGACCAAGGCTATTGTGGTGATTAACCCGAACAACCCCACTGGGGCGGTGTATTCGCGCGAGACCCTCGAGCAGATCGTGCAGGTGGCCGGCGAGAACGACCTGCTCATCTTGAGCGACGAGATCTACGACCGCATTCTTTACGACGCCGCGCAGCACATCTCGATTGCCTCACTCGCCCCGGACCTGCTGACCATCACGTACAACGGGCTCTCCAAGGCCTACCGGGTGGCCGGCTACCGCTCCGGGTGGATGGTGCTCACCGGGCCGAAGAGCCACGCCCGCGGCTTCATCGAAGGCCTCGAGCTGCTAGCCGGCACGAGGCTGTGCCCCAACGTGCCCGCCCAGCATGCCATCCAGGTCGCCCTGGGCGGCCGCCAGTCGATCTACGAGCTGACGAGCGAGACCGGCCGGCTGACGCGGCAGCGCAACCTGACCTATGAGAAACTCAATTCGATCCCGGGGGTCAGCTGCGTCAAGCCGATGGGCGCGCTCTACGCGTTTCCCCGCCTCGACCCGAACGTCTACGAGATTCACGACGACACCAAGCTGATGCTCGACTTGCTGCGCCACGAGAAGATCCTCATGGTGCAGGGAACGGGTTTCAACTGGCCCACCCCGGACCACTTCCGGGTGGTCACGCTGCCGTGGGTTTCTGAGCTCGACGCCGCGATCGAGCGGCTGGGCAACTTCCTGTCACACTACAAGCAGTAG
- the dcd gene encoding dCTP deaminase produces MLLSDHDIRAAIDSGELGITPFDPELIQPSSVDVRLDKFFRVFNNSRYTHIDPKQEMDELTTLVEVAEGDSFVLHPGEFVLASTLEEFRLPAHLAGRLEGKSSLGRLGLLTHSTAGFIDPGFSGFITLELSNVANLPIVLYPGMKVGQLAIFGMSSPAEVPYGTASLGSKYQNQRGPTPSKYYLNFRG; encoded by the coding sequence GTGCTTCTTTCCGATCATGACATCCGCGCTGCGATCGACTCCGGTGAGCTCGGCATCACCCCGTTCGACCCGGAGCTCATCCAACCCTCTAGCGTCGATGTTCGCTTGGACAAGTTCTTTCGGGTGTTCAACAACTCCCGGTACACGCACATCGACCCGAAGCAGGAGATGGACGAGCTGACCACCCTGGTGGAGGTGGCAGAGGGAGATTCCTTCGTCTTACACCCCGGGGAGTTTGTGCTGGCCTCCACGCTGGAGGAGTTCCGGCTGCCCGCCCACCTGGCCGGGCGCCTGGAGGGCAAGTCATCCCTGGGCAGGCTGGGGCTTCTCACGCACTCGACGGCGGGCTTTATCGATCCTGGCTTTAGCGGGTTTATCACCCTGGAGCTCTCCAACGTGGCTAACCTGCCCATCGTGCTCTACCCGGGCATGAAGGTCGGCCAGCTCGCCATCTTCGGGATGTCCTCGCCGGCCGAGGTGCCCTACGGCACGGCCAGCCTGGGCTCGAAGTACCAGAACCAGCGCGGGCCCACGCCGTCGAAGTATTACCTCAACTTCCGCGGCTAG
- a CDS encoding recombinase family protein, which translates to MSRTVTAIPATKKPGTVTTPSGVPARRKVAAYARVSTEMEEQTSSYEAQIDYYTTYIRSRNDWQFAGMYCDEGISGTSMKRREGFQTMIDDALAGKIDLILTKSVSRFARNTVDSLTTVRKLKDAGVEVYFEKENIYTFDAKGELLITIMSSLAQEESRSISENVTWGHRKRFADGKVMVPYKSLLGYKKGADGNLVIDETQAPTVRLIYQLFLDGMAISEIKTELATRKILTPRGKEVWSTSTVRSILSNEKYKGDALLQKTFTTDFLTKKMKVNEGEVPQYYVSGNHEPIIEPRIWDQVQYELTTRHGNISSAKVGLFSTRLKCAQCGAWYGRKTWASNTKYKYTVWQCNHKYAVEHPCSSATVKDEHIKNAFVQALNQLIARQSRQSHLLQIFDSMFDTSRMEEQAAACQAKIVELTEQIEALIAENQQRALDQDAYQNKYTELDTAYRKTLACKASLEADIAANTAKHAAVTTALGDLAGEPVSEFRPSQWSALIDHAIVDEDTIRFVFRVGEVVRVQL; encoded by the coding sequence ATGAGTCGCACGGTCACTGCGATACCCGCAACAAAGAAACCCGGAACTGTCACAACCCCGTCCGGGGTACCGGCACGCAGAAAGGTCGCCGCCTACGCGCGAGTCTCTACCGAGATGGAAGAACAAACCTCATCATATGAGGCGCAAATCGACTACTACACCACCTACATTCGCTCCCGTAATGATTGGCAGTTCGCGGGCATGTACTGCGACGAAGGTATCTCTGGCACCTCTATGAAGCGCCGTGAGGGATTCCAAACCATGATCGATGATGCCCTGGCAGGCAAAATCGATCTGATCCTCACCAAATCCGTGTCCCGGTTCGCACGCAACACCGTCGACTCGCTCACTACCGTGCGCAAGCTCAAAGACGCAGGCGTCGAGGTCTATTTTGAGAAGGAAAATATTTACACCTTCGACGCCAAAGGCGAGCTATTGATCACGATCATGAGCTCACTGGCGCAAGAAGAATCCCGCTCTATCTCCGAAAACGTCACCTGGGGACACAGGAAACGTTTTGCCGATGGAAAAGTCATGGTGCCCTACAAGTCGCTGCTCGGATACAAGAAAGGAGCGGACGGTAACCTCGTCATTGACGAAACCCAGGCACCGACTGTCCGGTTGATCTACCAGCTTTTCCTTGACGGGATGGCTATCAGTGAGATCAAAACCGAGCTCGCTACCCGCAAGATTCTCACCCCGCGTGGGAAAGAGGTGTGGTCAACGTCGACAGTGCGTTCCATCCTGTCGAATGAAAAATACAAGGGCGATGCCCTGCTGCAAAAGACGTTCACCACCGATTTCCTTACTAAGAAGATGAAGGTCAACGAAGGCGAAGTACCCCAATACTATGTATCAGGTAATCATGAGCCGATCATCGAACCGCGTATCTGGGATCAGGTGCAATACGAGCTCACCACCAGGCATGGCAACATATCGTCAGCAAAAGTCGGCTTATTCTCCACCCGGCTCAAGTGTGCGCAGTGTGGTGCATGGTATGGGCGTAAAACGTGGGCGTCGAACACGAAATATAAGTACACAGTCTGGCAATGCAACCACAAATACGCAGTCGAACACCCTTGCAGCAGCGCGACTGTGAAGGACGAACATATCAAGAACGCTTTCGTCCAAGCACTCAACCAACTGATCGCCCGCCAGTCACGGCAAAGCCACCTACTGCAAATCTTTGACTCCATGTTTGATACGAGCCGCATGGAAGAACAAGCCGCCGCCTGCCAGGCGAAAATCGTGGAACTCACTGAGCAGATCGAAGCACTGATTGCGGAAAACCAGCAACGCGCGCTCGACCAAGACGCCTACCAAAACAAGTACACAGAGCTCGATACTGCCTACCGTAAGACACTCGCATGCAAAGCGAGCCTAGAGGCAGATATTGCAGCGAACACTGCCAAGCATGCCGCCGTCACTACAGCCCTAGGCGATCTGGCGGGCGAACCTGTGAGCGAGTTCCGCCCCTCACAGTGGAGCGCACTCATCGACCACGCCATCGTAGACGAGGATACGATCCGGTTCGTGTTCCGAGTTGGTGAGGTAGTGAGGGTTCAGCTGTAG
- a CDS encoding recombinase family protein: protein MAQVSVVTPVRPPTPKLVNVAAYTRVSTNAVEQLASLSAQVSYYSRLIQSTPGWAYAGVFTDEGVTGTSMKSRQGLADLMNTARAGKIDLVLCKSISRLARNTVDLLATVRELKDLGVAVRFERERIDTLSADGELLLTLLASFAQEESRSLSQNVKWAIRNRYKNGGTNSFVVYGYSWADGQFTIIEDEAKIVRLLFANYLDGISPEKTAAILNGQGARSRGGGRFYGSVFRRMLENERYKGCQMLQKMYRPTIQAPTCALNDGELPRYWVEQALPPIIDEEMFDAVQAEIAHRREIGPAATPSKNTGVFTGRICCGACGKNYQRKTRTYKSGTSYKFWRCWSACTGNGNPCRGHNLRETLLEQACADMLGTQSFDPVQVGEQIVMIEAFPHQLTFHLADGTMTPVGLTSEGRLA from the coding sequence GTGGCACAAGTTAGTGTGGTGACACCAGTTCGGCCGCCGACCCCGAAACTGGTCAACGTAGCAGCATACACGCGGGTCTCAACCAACGCCGTCGAGCAGTTAGCATCCCTATCGGCGCAAGTGTCGTATTATTCGCGCCTGATCCAATCCACGCCCGGATGGGCCTATGCGGGTGTATTCACTGACGAAGGGGTTACTGGCACTTCGATGAAATCCCGGCAAGGCCTGGCCGACCTGATGAACACAGCCAGAGCAGGAAAGATCGATCTTGTGTTGTGTAAATCGATCTCGCGCCTTGCCCGCAACACTGTCGACCTGCTCGCTACGGTTCGTGAGCTGAAAGACCTTGGTGTGGCTGTGCGCTTCGAACGCGAACGCATCGACACTCTCAGCGCTGACGGAGAACTCCTGCTGACCTTGTTGGCGTCGTTTGCTCAAGAAGAATCCCGTTCCCTGTCCCAGAACGTCAAATGGGCAATCCGTAACCGGTACAAGAACGGTGGCACAAATTCTTTCGTCGTCTACGGCTATAGCTGGGCAGACGGCCAGTTCACCATCATTGAAGATGAAGCCAAGATTGTGCGCTTACTGTTTGCCAATTATCTCGATGGGATCAGCCCGGAAAAGACAGCCGCGATCCTCAATGGTCAAGGGGCGCGTTCGCGCGGTGGAGGACGCTTCTACGGGTCAGTGTTTCGTCGCATGCTCGAAAATGAGCGCTACAAGGGCTGCCAAATGCTACAGAAAATGTACCGCCCCACAATCCAAGCACCCACATGTGCCCTCAACGACGGGGAGCTGCCGCGATACTGGGTTGAGCAAGCCCTCCCACCAATCATTGACGAGGAGATGTTTGACGCGGTGCAAGCAGAAATCGCTCATCGGCGCGAGATTGGTCCGGCGGCGACCCCGTCAAAGAACACGGGCGTGTTCACTGGACGGATCTGCTGCGGCGCGTGCGGGAAGAACTATCAACGCAAAACCCGCACCTACAAGTCTGGAACCTCGTATAAGTTTTGGCGGTGCTGGAGTGCCTGCACCGGGAACGGCAACCCCTGTAGGGGGCACAACCTACGCGAAACACTCCTCGAACAAGCCTGCGCAGACATGCTCGGCACCCAAAGTTTCGACCCCGTCCAGGTTGGCGAGCAGATCGTGATGATTGAAGCCTTCCCGCACCAGCTCACATTCCACCTCGCGGATGGAACTATGACGCCGGTGGGCTTAACCAGTGAGGGGAGGTTGGCATGA
- a CDS encoding N-acetylmuramoyl-L-alanine amidase has product MKNWFALEADIGLIMNKHYTPGRNGRRIDKVIIHHNAGNLTIKGCYDVWQTRPASAHYQVQSDGRIGQLVWDRDTAWHAGNWVANTTSIGIEHADMTSDSWAVSEACLDNGAHLVAAVCKFYGLGRPVWGKNVFGHKNFSSTECPASLAGSQHAAYMARAQSWYEQMTGNTPVPAPATPDIDALADAVIRGDYGNGDERKRRLGANYAAVQQRVNEKLSGRTPTKPAGPNIDALADAVIRGEYGNGEERKRRLGNLYSAVQARVNAKLGY; this is encoded by the coding sequence ATGAAGAATTGGTTCGCGCTTGAGGCCGATATCGGCCTCATCATGAACAAGCACTACACACCCGGCAGGAACGGTAGACGGATCGATAAGGTCATCATCCACCACAACGCCGGAAACCTCACCATCAAGGGATGTTACGACGTGTGGCAAACCCGTCCTGCTTCCGCCCACTACCAAGTTCAATCCGACGGACGCATAGGCCAGTTGGTGTGGGACCGTGATACCGCCTGGCACGCAGGAAACTGGGTAGCCAACACCACCTCCATCGGCATCGAACACGCCGACATGACTAGTGATTCATGGGCTGTGTCGGAGGCGTGCCTTGATAACGGAGCACACCTCGTCGCGGCCGTTTGCAAGTTCTACGGTCTCGGCCGACCGGTCTGGGGGAAGAACGTGTTCGGGCACAAGAACTTCTCCTCGACCGAATGCCCCGCCTCGCTGGCAGGCAGTCAGCACGCCGCGTATATGGCACGAGCACAGTCTTGGTATGAGCAGATGACCGGCAACACCCCAGTACCAGCACCAGCCACACCGGACATCGACGCTCTCGCCGATGCCGTGATCCGTGGCGACTACGGCAACGGGGATGAGCGCAAGCGTCGCCTCGGAGCCAACTACGCCGCCGTCCAACAGCGAGTCAACGAAAAGCTCTCCGGCCGAACGCCCACGAAGCCCGCCGGGCCCAACATCGATGCTCTTGCCGATGCCGTGATCCGTGGCGAGTACGGCAATGGCGAAGAGCGTAAACGCCGTCTCGGAAACCTCTACAGCGCTGTGCAAGCGCGAGTGAACGCCAAGCTCGGCTACTAA
- a CDS encoding phage holin family protein, with translation MSIHAIWHAIQTGIAGFGAWLAAYLGGLDGLVYALIVFAIADYITGVFAAISERRLSSSVGFRGISRKILIFTLVGLAHLIDVHILGAPGVLRAAVIFFYLSNEGISLIENATRLGLPVPAQMRGALDAIANRADTRPPLTETTTENTKEN, from the coding sequence ATGTCTATTCACGCTATCTGGCACGCCATCCAAACCGGCATCGCCGGTTTCGGTGCTTGGCTCGCCGCTTATCTTGGAGGGCTCGACGGCCTTGTCTATGCGCTGATCGTCTTCGCTATCGCCGACTACATCACCGGCGTCTTCGCCGCCATTTCAGAGCGCCGCCTCAGCTCATCCGTCGGTTTTAGGGGTATCAGCCGCAAGATCCTTATCTTCACCCTCGTCGGGCTCGCCCATTTGATCGACGTCCATATTCTCGGCGCGCCAGGCGTGCTGCGTGCGGCGGTCATTTTCTTCTACCTGTCCAACGAAGGCATCTCGCTGATCGAGAACGCCACCCGCCTGGGCCTGCCTGTTCCTGCCCAAATGCGTGGCGCGCTCGATGCGATTGCCAACCGCGCCGACACCAGACCACCCCTGACCGAAACGACCACTGAAAACACAAAGGAGAACTAG
- a CDS encoding DUF1617 family protein — protein MRIMLANQQLQPVADLLTNMPLKAAQSRARSKLLTLVREAIARFGEDEYDLVTHYASLDESGRPVFADDGTFMLADPDKASEFLDARQNLLTSIAEVSGPTYDGHDKDVKTLLDGYDGELSGEAAEAYDVLYDAITKDNT, from the coding sequence ATGCGCATCATGCTCGCCAACCAGCAGCTCCAACCCGTCGCCGACCTACTCACCAATATGCCGTTGAAGGCGGCACAGTCCCGTGCTCGCTCGAAACTTCTGACGTTGGTGAGGGAGGCGATTGCTCGGTTTGGGGAAGATGAATACGACCTCGTCACCCACTATGCGAGCCTCGATGAGAGTGGTCGCCCAGTGTTCGCTGACGACGGCACCTTCATGCTCGCTGACCCCGACAAAGCGAGTGAATTTCTCGATGCCCGTCAGAATCTGCTGACCTCGATTGCTGAAGTGTCGGGGCCAACCTACGACGGCCACGACAAGGACGTGAAAACACTTCTTGATGGCTATGACGGTGAGCTGTCTGGCGAAGCGGCCGAGGCCTACGACGTTCTCTACGACGCGATCACCAAGGACAACACATGA